The Proteus terrae subsp. cibarius genome contains the following window.
GCCAAGTATTGAAGGTTACTTGCAGTTAGTGGGCATCATGCAGAAATTCGTTGACCAAGCCATTTCAGCGAACACTAACTACGATCCTACTCGTTTCCCTAGCGGTAAGGTTCCAATGAACCAACTGCTGAAAGATTTGCTGCTCGCTTACAAATACGGTGTGAAAACACTTTATTATCACAATACCCGTGACGGTGCAGATGATGTACAGGGTGATCTGGAAGAAGTCGTTGAGACTGAAGATACAGATTGTGAAGGCGGCGCGTGTAAAATTTAATTGAGGAAGCTATGTCTTATACTACTTTTTCACAAGTTAAAAATGATCAACTTCAGGAGCCCATGTTTTTTGGGCAACCTGTTAACGTAGCGCGTTATGATCAGCAAAAATATCCTATTTTTGAAAAGCTAATTGAAAAACAGCTCTCCTTCTTCTGGCGTCCAGAAGAAGTGGACGTTTCTCGTGATCGTATTGACTACAATGCATTACCTGATCATGAAAAACATATTTTTATTAGCAACTTAAAATATCAAACGCTATTGGATTCGATTCAAGGCAGAAGCCCTAACGTGGCATTCTTACCTTTGATCTCGATCCCAGAGTTAGAGACATGGGTTGAAACATGGTCATTCTCCGAAACCATTCACTCGCGCTCTTATACACATATTATTCGTAATATTGTTAACGATCCGTCCGTTGTGTTTGATGATATCGTTGAAAATGAAGAAATTTTAAAACGTGCACGTGATATTTCTTCTTACTATGACGAGTTAATCAAGCTGACAAATCTTTATCACATGTATGGTGAAGGTGACCATCAAGTTAAAGGTAAAACGGTTCACGTCACGTTACGTAAGTTAAAGAAACAGCTTTATCTGTGTTTAATGAGTGTAAACGCACTAGAAGCAATCCGCTTCTATGTTAGCTTTGCCTGTTCATTTGCCTTTGCTGAACGTGAACTGATGGAAGGTAACGCGAAGATCATTCGACTAATTGCTCGTGACGAAGCGCTACACTTAACAGGTACACAGCACATGCTGAATTTACTGCGTTCAGGTCAAGATGATCCTGAAATGGCAGAAATTGCAGCGGAATGTGAGCAAGAGTGTTATGACCTGTTCGTTGAAGCCGCAGAGCAAGAAAAAGAGTGGGCTGAATACCTATTCTCTGAAGGCTCGATGATTGGTTTAAATAAAGATATCCTTTGCCAATATGTTGAATATATTACTAATATTCGCATGCAAGCAGTGGGTCTTAAATTACCATTTAAAGCGCGCTCTAACCCTATTCCATGGATCAACGCATGGTTAGTGTCTGACAACGTTCAAGTGGCACCTCAAGAAGTTGAAGTCAGTTCTTACCTAGTGGGTCAAATCGATTCACAAGTTGATACTGATGATTTAAGTAACTTTGAACTGTAATACTGAGAAATAACACCGATACGTTATGGCATCTCATAAAGTGACCCTGCATCAGCAGGGTCTTTCAAAACCTTTAGAATTTCATACTGACACCCATCCCTCTTTGCTTGATGCATTAGAGCATGGAAAGGTCCAAGTTGAATACCAATGTCGCGAAGGCTATTGCGGCTCTTGTCGCCTGCGCCTAGTGAAAGGCAAAGTTTGTTATCGCAATGAACCTTTAGCATTTATCCAACCTGATGAAATCTTACCTTGTAGCTGTCATCCCATCAGTGATATCGAAATAGAAATTTACTCTGAATAATTTGAATTATCTTAATTTGAGCTTTTTTCTAACACTCTTGTTCAACTTTGACTAAGGTTAAGTTAACACGATAAAAAAAGGAAAAGCATTATGAAATTAAAGTCTATTTTCTCAGTCATTGCTATTTCTACATCAATTCTGCTTGTTGCAGGCTGTTCAAGCCCACAAAAAATAGAAACAGTAAATGGGGAAACAATTTTAACGACAGATAAACCCCAAGAAGATGAAGCAACTGGATTAATTACCTACAAAGATTCAGAAACCGGACAGATTAAACAGATTAATCGTGATCAAATAAGACGAATGGTAGAGCTTGACGACTAACGCTCTTATAAACCCTTCTCTTAAAGCGCCAATTCATATTTATGATTGGCGTTTTTTTATTCACAAAATCCTTTTTGTAAATTATTCGTTACACCACACGTAATTAAAATTTGACAGAAATTTACCATTCTTATACTCTGCTTTTTAAATAAATAAAATAGTCTAGTGAACAGAGGATCTTGTGAAGAATCGCACTATAGGCAGTGTTTTTATTGTTGCAGGAACAACAATTGGGGCAGGTATGCTGGCAATGCCACTGGCTGCCGTGGGTATTGGCTTTAGCACAATGATGCTATTGCTTGTTGGCTTATGGTTATTGATGAGCTATACCGCATTACTGCTGGTGGAAGTTTATCAATACAACGATCCTCATACAGGTCTCGGCTCTATCGCAAAACGCTATCTCGGTGTAGGTGGTCAAGTTATCACTGGTCTTGCACTGTTGCTATTAATGTATGCGTTAACGACCGCTTATATTAGTGGTGCAGGTGAATTACTTTCGGCTACTCTTTCATCTTGGATTGGTCATGAGCTTTCTGTCACTCAAGGTATTATTATCTTTACAGTGATTGGCGGGGCTGTAGTAGGAATTGGTACCACATCAGTTGATATGATTAATCGGCTACTATTTACAGCAAAAGTTTTCTTCTTAATCTTTATGCTGGTTGTGATGTTACCCCATGTTGAAAGCGTCAATTTAACGTCAATGCCAGTCGCTCAAGGGCTTATTCTTGCTGCTATTCCTGTTATTTTTACTTCATTCGGTTTCCACGGTAGCGTACCGAGCATCGTAAGTTACATGAACGGCGACATTAAAAAGTTACGTATTATCTTTGTTGTTGGGAGTGCTATCCCGCTTGTTGCTTATATCTTATGGCAAATTGCCACATTAGGCGCCATCCCAACAAATACTTTTATGGGAATTATGGCGCAGCAATCTGGATTAAATGGCTTACTGACAGCTATTCGTGATGTTGTTGCTACACCTCGCGTGAATATTGCAGTGAACCTATTTGCTGCGTTGGCGTTGGCTACTTCATTCCTTGGTGTTGCATTAGGACTATTTGATTATCTTGCAGACCTCTTTAAGCGCAGCAATCGCGCTACGGGGCGCATGCAATCAAGCCTATTAACCTTTGTTCCACCTTTGGTTTGTGCGCTTTATTTCCCTAACTTTGTGCAAGCATTAGCTTATGCTGCTATCGCACTATCAATTTTAGCGTTACTTCTGCCGGCTTTATTAGTATGGAAAGTCAGACAAGAACAAAATGGTACTGATAAATACAAAGTTAAAGGTGGGAAAGGTGCATTAGGTATTGTATTTACTTGTGGCCTAGTGGTTATTGGTATTCAAGTCGCCATCACTTTTGGTTTATTACCTCAAGTTGGCTAACTCCCTTTCTTATATAGCTTTCTTATAGACAACAAAAAAGCAGGTGCTGATTTTAAACACCTGCTTTTTTTGATTCAGATATAGCGCCTAGATTAGAAACTTAAACCCGCACCTACATAGAAACCATCAGCTAATTTATTATTACTTCTATTATGTGAGTTTTCGATTTCAATCACTCGATAACCTGCATTAACATGCAGTGGTTTAAATACCGTTAACTGTGCACCCACATCAGCTTCATAATAAGATTTGCTACCAGAGGTTAATCCTTCAGGAGATGCATAAGCCTCACCATAAAGATTTAAAGAAGGCAAGACATTCCAGTTAAGGCCTACACCACCTGCTAAAGCAGCACCGTCATCACCATTTTTGGGTGCTAAATAGAGTGCTTTACCACCAACACTTGCTGAAAAAGGCCCTAAAGGTAACGCAAATTTTGCACCTAAGCTTCCTACTTGACCATCATGATCACTACGAGCCCAGTTACCATTAAAAGAAAGACCCGCATTAGGATCACCTAAACCAGCACGAACATCAGTATAATGTTTTCCTGCTTGAATATTCATTGATACTGCATTGGCATTTCCAGCCACAAACAGCGCACTTATCGCACCGACCAATAAATATTTTTTCATTGTTATTACTCCAGCAAATAATTGTCCTAACATATAATTATACAACAAATTTATTAAACAACTTGACTCAAAATTGAAAGATAATCTGTAGAATTTTCAATCTATGTAAATAAGTTACGTCTATCAATATTATTGGTCTAATTGGTTTTATTAATGAGTTCAATATTGCTAAAGTGGAATTACAGTCAATATTAACCATAATAAATATAAGGCTGTTCGCTTCGTTTTATTCACACATGCTATTTTTTTAGAACGTTTACTATTTCATAAACTGGAGATATGTGATGGAAAAGAAAAAGCTAACAACGGCGTCAGGCGCACCTGTTGTAGACAATAATAACTCAATGACTGCAGGCCCTCGTGGTCCGATGTTACTTCAAGATGTCTGGTTTTTAGAAAAACTAGCTCACTTTGATCGTGAAGTTATTCCAGAAAGACGTATGCACGCAAAAGGCTCGGGTGCTTTTGGTACATTTAAAGTCACTCATGATATTACGAAATATACTCGCGCTAAAATTTTCTCTAAAGTGGGTAAAAAAACAGAAATGTTTGCTCGCTTTTCAACCGTTGCAGGTGAAAGAGGTGCCGCAGACGCCGAACGCGATATTCGTGGCTTTGCGTTAAAATTTTATACTGAAGAAGGTAATTGGGATATGGTGGGTAATAACACCCCTGTTTTCTACCTTCGCGATGCCCTGAAATTCCCAGACTTAAACCACGTTGTAAAACGTGATCCTAAAACCAACCTACGCAATATGGCATACAAATGGGATTTCTTCTCTCATTTACCAGAAGCGTTACACCAATTAACTATTGATATGAGCGATCGTGGTTTACCACAAAGCTATCGTTTTATTCACGGTTTTGGTAGCCATACTTATAGCTTTATTAATAAAGATAATGAGCGTTTCTGGGTTAAATTTCACTTCCGTTGCCAACAAGGTATTAAAAACTTGATGGATGATGAAGCTGAGATGCTGGTTGGTAAAGATAGAGAAAGCTCACAGCGTGATTTATTTGATGCGATTGAACGCGGTGATTTCCCTCGTTGGAATTTACAAATTCAAGTGATGCCAGAAAAAGAAGCATCAAAAGTCCCTTATAATCCTTTCGATTTAACTAAAGTTTGGCCTCATGCTGATTATCCATTAATTGATGTGGGCTATTTCGAGTTAAACCGTAACCCTGAAAACTATTTTTCTGATGTAGAGCAAGCAGCATTTAGCCCTGCCAACATTGTTCCGGGTATTGGTTTCTCCCCAGATAAGATGTTACAAGGTCGCCTATTCTCTTATGGTGATGCTCACCGTTATCGTTTAGGTGTTAATCATCATCAAATCCCTGTGAATGCGCCACAATGCCCATTCCATAATTATCATCGTGATGGTGCAATGCGTGTTGATGGTAATAGTGGTAGCGGTATTACTTATGAACCAAATAATGGTGGTATGTTCCAAGAACAGCCTAATTTTAAAGAGCCACCATTATCAATTGAAGGTGCTGCAGATCACTGGAACCATCGTGAAGATGAAGATTATTTCAGCCAACCTCGCGCACTGTATGAATTACTGAGTGATGAAGAGCATCAACGTATGTTTGCTCGTATTGCAGGTGAATTAATACAGGCAAGTAAAGATACACAAAAACGTCAGATTGCCCTATTTAAGAAAGTTCATCCTGAATATGGTGCTGGTGTTGAAAAAGCAATGAAAGCATTAGCAAAAAAAGACGCTAAATAACCGTATAATAAGAAGCCCTGTGAGCAACTCGGCAAAATAATAAGGCGCCTTCGGGCGCCTTTCTTTAATATCACTTCAACAATTGCCCTTTCACCCATTGTTGTACTTGTTTACGGGAAATTTTTATCCCCCCATTTTTAAGGCTTTCAGGAAGCTGTAAACAAGCAACTGGTCTTTGAAATCCGGCTAATCGGGAGTGATACCACTGTGGTAATTGATTGATGATTTCAATATCAGCATCAACAACTGCAACTGGACGTTGTCCAAATTCAGCATCATCGATAGGGACAACAAAAGATTGGCTAACACTTGGGTGTGTATTAAGAATTTTTTCAATATCTTCTGGTTGGATCCCTTCGCCAGCACTGAAAAAAAGATTGTCCAAACGGCCTAAAACACACCATTCTTCTGCACTAAAACAACCTTTATCTCGCGTTGAATACCAACCATCAGCCGTAAGCGATAGTGGTTTTAATTGACCATCAAACCAATAACCTAATGCGACGCTGTCAGACATTATCTGGAGCTCATCATTCACTAACCTAACACTTTTACCTTTTAGTGGAAGCCCTACTCCCGCTTTATCATCTGCACGCTTGGCACAAACAGTCGATGCCATTTCTGTCATGCCGTAACCGCACCAGCATTGAATACCCCAATGTTCAGCTTCTTGTGTTAGCTCAATCGGGATCATTGCTCCCCCTAATAAAACAGATTTTAGGGTAATAGGTTGTTGATTATCTTGTTGCACTCTATTTTGTAAGAAGCGCCATAGCTGTGTGGGAACTAAAGAGGCATGGGTACAACCTTGCAAAGCATCTACAAAAGGATGCATTTCACGCACCACCAGCGTTGCTCCGCGTAATAACCAGCGCCAAAGTATACCTTGTCCTGAAACATGAAATAGAGGCAAAGAAAGTAACCAACTATCCCCTTTTTCCAAAGGAATTAATGATAAAACACCCATTGCACTGCAAAGATGTGCATCAAAAGTGTGTACCGCAGCTTTAGGTAAACCTGACGAGCCAGATGTCAAAATAAGTGTTGCCATACGAGATGGCTCCCATAAAACATCATTTACTGTTTGAGCTTTATATTGACGTGACGTGTTATCTAGTTCAATACCACTAAGATCAAGCAATGTTGCATTTAAATCTAGCGATATTTCACTCAAATCAGCATAAAAATCAATACCTAAGTGAGGCAATAATTCATCAAGTAAAGATTTTGGAAGCTGTGGATTTAAAGGTAAAACCTTTGCACCACATTGAAAAACAGCGAGCAATGCGAAAACAAGATTGATGTGATTTTTTCCACGCAACAGCACAGTGCTTTGTGTATCAACACCTTGTTTAGCAAAATTATTAGCTAACTGATTTATATGGCAACTTAGTTGCTGCCATGTAATAGGTAGACTGCCTGAAATGATGGCCGTTTCATTTGGGGTTAATTGTGCCCAGTGATGCCACGGCCATTGTTTAAATGGAACTACTGTTGCCATACTGTCTCTAGCTGTTCAAGAGAGATAAGCGGAATGTCCACATTTGGCCAAGGACGAATAAGTTGTTGTTTAATCAAATCAACAGTATCGAGTCCCGGAATGCTATTAGGTGTTAACCATTGTGCAATTCTTGCTAATTGAGTGAGTCCGAAACTACTTTCAATGCTTGAACTGATAATAGCATCTAACCCCAACGCATGTGCTTGTTTAACAAGCATTTGACAACGTTCAAGACTTCCCACTAACGTAGGTTTAATAACAATCGTTGTCACACCAGGTTGTAGTTTTACTTCAAAACCATCATCACGCACCGTTTCATCCCAAGCGATGTTAATACCAGTTGCTTGAGCAAAAGCCAGTGACTCTTCAGGTGTTTTGCAAGGCTCTTCTAAAAACGCAATACGGTCACGCCATTGCGGATTAACATACTTTGCAAAGCCTTCTGCTTTTGCTGGTGTCCAGCTTCGATTGGCATCAAGTCTTAGTTTTAAGTCTGGGATAGCTTCTAATAACAGGTTAACAACGATCCCATCACGCACTGCTTCATATAAGCCAACCTTGATTTTAGCGACTTTTTCACCTTCCATATCATTAAGGCTTAAAATCAAATCATCAGGATCGCCATTACATAAAGGCGCAGCTCGATAATTCGCGTCTTGTGGCAATGTGCCTTCAAGCTCTGCTAATGCACAGCTAATACCAAAAGCCACACTTGGCAGTTCACTATGAACAGGGTTTTCACCCGCACACCAAGCTGTTAACCAAGATTGTGTAGCTTCTTGTGCTTGTTCTAAAGTTTCACGGCTAAACTCAGGAAGAGGTGAAATTTCACCCCATCCTTGTTTGCCATTTTGCTCTAAACAGACAAGAAAACCATCACGCGTTTTTAGCCTTTGATAGCGCAGAACAACGCCTGCATCTACAGGTAGGCTGAATGAATAGAGTTTGGCGTTTCGCATTATGGGTTACGTTTAAATCGAGTGAAATCAGGTTGACGTTTTTCGTTAAAGGCGTTGCGACCTTCTTGACCTTCATCAGTCATATAGAACAGCATAGTTGCATTACCCGCTAATTCTTGAAGACCAGCTTGACCATCACAATCTGCATTTAATGCTGCTTTCAGGCAACGTAATGCCATTGGGCTATTTTCCAGCATTTCACGACACCAGCGTACAGTTTCTTTTTCAAGATCTGCGTAAGGAACAACGGTGTTAACCAAGCCCATTTCTAATGCTTCTTTTGCATCATATTGACGGCATAAGAACCAAATTTCGCGTGCTTTCTTTTGACCAACAATGCGAGCCATATAAGAAGCACCCCAGCCACCATCAAAAGAACCCACTTTAGGGCCAGTTTGACCAAAAATAGCGTTTTCAGCCGCGATAGTTAAGTCACACATCATATGTAGCACATGACCACCACCGATAGAATAGCCTGCAACCATTGCGACAACAGGTTTCGGACAAGTACGGATTTGGCGTTGGAAATCTAGCACGTTCAGGTGATGAGTGCCGCTATCATCGCGATATCCGCCGTAGTCGCCACGAATTTTTTGGTCGCCACCTGCACAGAATGCTTTTTCACCAGCACCCGTTAAAATGATAGTACCAATTGTGTCATCATAACGTGCATCAGCTAATGCTTGGATCATCTCTTTCACAGTCAAAGGACGGAAAGCATTACGCACTTGCGGGCGGTTAATCGTAATTTTTGCAATGCCATCGACTGATTTATGATAGAGGATATCTTCAAAACCTTCAGAGCAATCCTGCCATTCAATCGGTGCATATAATTTTTCTTCGCTCGGGTAAAGCATAATTAGGTTCCTTTAACCAAAGAGGGATAAAACATGATTTATCACCGCAGCATAAGCAACAGGCTGTGCCTGATGGGCATTATGACCAGCATGCGGGATAGTCGTTAATGGCAGCGAATATTGCTGCGCAATAGATTGAAATTTATTATCTTTTTCGCCACAAAGCCAAATAAATGGCAAAGTGAGTTGCTGTAATTCAGTAACAAGCCAAGGCTGATTGCCTAAAGAAAGTGTTTCTAAACTTTCAGCAATACAAGAACCCGCATTACGGCAACGTTTTTCAACGAGTAACTGGCGTTTATCATCGCTTAAATCGGCAAATACCGGTTGCTGATACCACTGTGTTAATACGTCGCTGAGAGGTTCATTACGAAAACGTTCAGCCCAGCGTTTATCATGTGCAAGGCGACTTTGTCTTTCCGTTGCCTCATATAACCCTGGATTTCCGCCTTCTACAATCAATCCCATTAATCCTGTAGTATCACCAAAACACGCATGATACATAGAAATTCTGCCACCTAACGAGTAGCCAATTAACCAATAATGGTCAATACCTTGCTCTTTAAGTGTGTCTGTTAGCAATGCACTAACTTCAACAAAATCTTTCGCGCTGATAGATGCAGAACCACCATGACGAGGCAAATCAATCACAAGTGATGGATATTCATGGCAAGCCTGGATCACAGGCTCCCATTCACAACCTTCACCTAATAGCCCATGTAACCAAACTAACCAAGGCCCTTCATTATGGGTATTATATCGCTGACATGCTAAAGTCATGAGATGTTACCTGTTTTACCAGCTGATTTAATGTTTTTGCACCATCAGTATCATCAACAATTAATTCAATTAATGTCGTTGTTGGCGCCCCTGTCCAGCACGCCTGAACAGTCGTTAACAATGCATCCCAACTTGTTGGTGATACATATTGCAAGCCAAACATTGCGGCTGCATGTTTGAAATTTAATGAGTGAGGCATACAGTAAAAGCGCTCTCGTTCTGCCTCTGGCGTGGGTAGCATTGAAAATATTTGCCCACCGTTATTATTCACTACGATAATAACATTAGGCGCATAAACTTGTTGATGCAACGCTAGACTATTTAAATCATACAGTGCAGATAAATCACCCAATATTGTTAATGTTGGCTTTTCTGTTGCTCGATGAACACCCGCAGATGTTGAAATTAAGCCATCAATACCACTCGCACCTCGATTGCTCATCACAGGATAACCTTGAGGTAGCTGAGCAAATGCATCGATTAATCGCACTATCAGACTATTGCCAACAAATAACTGCCCATCATTAGGAAGTAATTTATCTAATTGGTGCGCAACCTGTGCTTCACCAAAATAATCAGTTATTTCACTGACTTTTTGATAGGTTTGTTTGGCTATATTAGTTAATGCATCTGTCCACGGTGAATTATCAACCGCAGGATGTGCCGTTAACCACTGCATCGGTGGTAATGTAAATTTCTCACCTTGATGATGACCAGGATCTAAGCGTCCCGGAATAGGATCAATAATCCAATACGTTTTTGGCGAACATCCTACTTGCCATTGTAATAAGCGTTTGCCTGTTAAACTTGAACCAAATTGAATAACGATTTCAGCTTTATTTAATTCTGATTTTATCTGTGGATTATTCAACCATAAATCGGCACAAGGTAACGGTTGCCCAGTTTGTGATAATACATCACCCAATAAAGGCCAACCTAATTGTGAAGCCCATTTTGCGACTTCAACCCCCTCTTCTGGGCGAATACGTCCTGCAATAACCACACCTTTTTTCTGACGCAATGTATTCCACTGAGGATGCATAGTGACAGAGGTAAAAAGTGTTTCTTGTAGCCACGGTTTATCACTTTGCCACCAATCCCCTAAAGCTTCAGTCCATGGAGTCGATGTTTCAACATCATCACCATATAAAGGTTCTGCAAAAGGGCAATTGACGTGTAATGCACCATGAACCAATGTATTCATGGCATTATCAAGGGTTGAAACTAACCAGCTTGCAGAAATATCTGCTGTTGGTCTTGGTAATGAGAGTGTTTGTGAAGGATGCGTTGCAAAAATACCTTGCTGGCGAATAGCTTGGTTTGCACCACAATCAATTAATTCAGGGGGTCTATCCGCGGTTAAAAAGACAACACGCTCACCCGTTAATCCAGCTTCAATCAACGCAGGATATAAATTGGCAACAGCTGTTCCCGATGTCACGATCACAGCGACAGGCTCTTTAGTTGCTTTTGCGAGTCCCAAAGCTAAATGACCAAGGCCACGCTCATCAAAATGCGTATGGCAAACTAATTTTTGATTGGCTGCCGCCGCAAGTGTTAAAGGGGTCGAACGAGATCCGGGGGCAATACAGATATGGCGTAAGCCATGACGAGTCAAAGTTTCGAGTATAACTTTAGCCCATTGGCGATTAAACGAACTATTAGACATTGATCATCCCAACAACGAAAACCTGCAATTCCTATTATAATATCTGTTCCTAAATACTTTTCCTTAGCCTAGTTCAATGAACAGAAGTTTTCGTTAAATAAATCGTTAAAGAAAACACTCAAAGAGTGCATTATTTAGGCTAATCATCCACTCTATTTTCAATGAGCTCTTTTTTATCGTTAAGAATAGGAATAAATAGCGTTAGTGTTCTAAAGGATAGCATCAATTAGTTAACAATTAGCAGTGGTTATTTGAAGAGTAGCACTAAATAACTGACTTTAAAAAACTACTCATCAAATTTTGATTATTACGCTGATATTATTTATTCAAACTGAGATTATCTGTAAGAAATTAACTCTCTTTTTCCAGCAACGTTCGTAAACCTGCCGCTTTATTTTCGATTTCAGTCCACTCTTGCTGAGGATCAGATCCTGCAACGACTCCTGCACCAGCGTATAAAGTCAATGCATCATCGTGCAACTCACCACAACGTAAACTAACCGCAAATTCTGCATGGGGGAGAGATAAATATCCCGCAGAGCCCGCATACCAACGGCGTTCAAAAGGTTCATGCTTACGAATAAATGCACGCGCGACACTTCTTGGTAAGCCACATACGGCTGCGGTTGGCTGTAATCGCTTTAAGCAATCGATATCATCAGAATCAATTAATTTACCATGTATATAGCGACGAAGATGCTGCACTTTACGCAACCGGATAACATCTGCAGGTGAAACATCAATACCGTCGACACCACCTTGTAATCGTTGGCAAATATCATCAACCACAACCAGATTTTCATGTTGATTCTTCTTATCATTCATCAACCAATCTGCAAATTCAGTGGCTTGTTGCTCGTTATCAGAACTCGCGACTGTACCCGCTAACGCTTCAGTATAAAGCATCAATTCATCACGCTTATATAATCTTTCTGGGGTTGATCCCATAAATGCATCTGAAGGTGAAAATGCCAGCATATAGTGATAGCAATGATGATTAACATCACGGCTCGCTTTCATAAATTGGATCGCTTTCAGCGGGTTATCTAGCGTTAAACATGTCGCTCTTGCAGGGACAACTTTTTCAAATAAACCTTGGCTAATTTCATCCAAGGCAATATTGAGATAGTGAGTCCACTGCTCTTGCGTTAAAGAGTGATTAACATGAGTAACAGAAACAGAAAGCGGTTCAATTTCTACAGCTTGATTTAATGTTTGCAGAAAATCTAATGTATTTTGCTTATCATCTTCATCCAACATATTTAGATGAACAGAAAGCTGTTGCTGGTGGCGTCTAATCTCAATGCGAGGCAAAAAAAGGTAGGCATCATCGCCTTTTATTTTATCAATGCGGCCGGGAATAATGGTATCCCACGCATTTAAGCCCCAAATTCGGACATCATCAATATTATGCTCAGATTGATGTGCAGATAAAAATTGGCGTGCATCTTGAATATTATTGAAACAACACAATTGCCCACAAGCAGCGACTTCTTCATTTTCATCACGATGTTGCCAATAAAATTGGGGATAACACGACTGCGCAGCAAGCCATGAAAGTAACGAAAATGATACATCTGCTGGCAAGGTGACTTTTAAATGTAAAAGATTGCCTTGTGCTGTCAGATTTATATTTTTAACTTTTTCGTACAGTGTCGAAAACACAGGATTAATCTTTTCCACTACCAATACCCGCAACAAAATTAAAAAGGTGATTATACGTCTCTATACAAATTATCAAAGGGCTGATTAATTATAACCTTTGTCATTTATCAAAGTTTTGTATTTTTTATGTTACAAAGTAGATGCATTAACTCGCCCTTCTGAAATAACCCACAAATCTTCATTAGATAAAGTGGTAAAGATAGAAAATTATTATACATAAGTGAGGTTATATGGATACAACCACCTTTAAACACATCGATAAAATTATTGAGACATCC
Protein-coding sequences here:
- the menC gene encoding o-succinylbenzoate synthase, giving the protein MRNAKLYSFSLPVDAGVVLRYQRLKTRDGFLVCLEQNGKQGWGEISPLPEFSRETLEQAQEATQSWLTAWCAGENPVHSELPSVAFGISCALAELEGTLPQDANYRAAPLCNGDPDDLILSLNDMEGEKVAKIKVGLYEAVRDGIVVNLLLEAIPDLKLRLDANRSWTPAKAEGFAKYVNPQWRDRIAFLEEPCKTPEESLAFAQATGINIAWDETVRDDGFEVKLQPGVTTIVIKPTLVGSLERCQMLVKQAHALGLDAIISSSIESSFGLTQLARIAQWLTPNSIPGLDTVDLIKQQLIRPWPNVDIPLISLEQLETVWQQ
- the menB gene encoding 1,4-dihydroxy-2-naphthoyl-CoA synthase → MLYPSEEKLYAPIEWQDCSEGFEDILYHKSVDGIAKITINRPQVRNAFRPLTVKEMIQALADARYDDTIGTIILTGAGEKAFCAGGDQKIRGDYGGYRDDSGTHHLNVLDFQRQIRTCPKPVVAMVAGYSIGGGHVLHMMCDLTIAAENAIFGQTGPKVGSFDGGWGASYMARIVGQKKAREIWFLCRQYDAKEALEMGLVNTVVPYADLEKETVRWCREMLENSPMALRCLKAALNADCDGQAGLQELAGNATMLFYMTDEGQEGRNAFNEKRQPDFTRFKRNP
- the menH gene encoding 2-succinyl-6-hydroxy-2,4-cyclohexadiene-1-carboxylate synthase, which gives rise to MTLACQRYNTHNEGPWLVWLHGLLGEGCEWEPVIQACHEYPSLVIDLPRHGGSASISAKDFVEVSALLTDTLKEQGIDHYWLIGYSLGGRISMYHACFGDTTGLMGLIVEGGNPGLYEATERQSRLAHDKRWAERFRNEPLSDVLTQWYQQPVFADLSDDKRQLLVEKRCRNAGSCIAESLETLSLGNQPWLVTELQQLTLPFIWLCGEKDNKFQSIAQQYSLPLTTIPHAGHNAHQAQPVAYAAVINHVLSLFG
- the menD gene encoding 2-succinyl-5-enolpyruvyl-6-hydroxy-3-cyclohexene-1-carboxylic-acid synthase → MSNSSFNRQWAKVILETLTRHGLRHICIAPGSRSTPLTLAAAANQKLVCHTHFDERGLGHLALGLAKATKEPVAVIVTSGTAVANLYPALIEAGLTGERVVFLTADRPPELIDCGANQAIRQQGIFATHPSQTLSLPRPTADISASWLVSTLDNAMNTLVHGALHVNCPFAEPLYGDDVETSTPWTEALGDWWQSDKPWLQETLFTSVTMHPQWNTLRQKKGVVIAGRIRPEEGVEVAKWASQLGWPLLGDVLSQTGQPLPCADLWLNNPQIKSELNKAEIVIQFGSSLTGKRLLQWQVGCSPKTYWIIDPIPGRLDPGHHQGEKFTLPPMQWLTAHPAVDNSPWTDALTNIAKQTYQKVSEITDYFGEAQVAHQLDKLLPNDGQLFVGNSLIVRLIDAFAQLPQGYPVMSNRGASGIDGLISTSAGVHRATEKPTLTILGDLSALYDLNSLALHQQVYAPNVIIVVNNNGGQIFSMLPTPEAERERFYCMPHSLNFKHAAAMFGLQYVSPTSWDALLTTVQACWTGAPTTTLIELIVDDTDGAKTLNQLVKQVTSHDFSMSAI
- the menF gene encoding isochorismate synthase MenF, whose product is MEKINPVFSTLYEKVKNINLTAQGNLLHLKVTLPADVSFSLLSWLAAQSCYPQFYWQHRDENEEVAACGQLCCFNNIQDARQFLSAHQSEHNIDDVRIWGLNAWDTIIPGRIDKIKGDDAYLFLPRIEIRRHQQQLSVHLNMLDEDDKQNTLDFLQTLNQAVEIEPLSVSVTHVNHSLTQEQWTHYLNIALDEISQGLFEKVVPARATCLTLDNPLKAIQFMKASRDVNHHCYHYMLAFSPSDAFMGSTPERLYKRDELMLYTEALAGTVASSDNEQQATEFADWLMNDKKNQHENLVVVDDICQRLQGGVDGIDVSPADVIRLRKVQHLRRYIHGKLIDSDDIDCLKRLQPTAAVCGLPRSVARAFIRKHEPFERRWYAGSAGYLSLPHAEFAVSLRCGELHDDALTLYAGAGVVAGSDPQQEWTEIENKAAGLRTLLEKES